A stretch of DNA from Sporolituus thermophilus DSM 23256:
AAAAATAAAAATGTACTAGCCAATTATATGTCTAATTCAAAATAAAGAGAGGAGAGAATTTACATGACTACCACTAGAGAGAAAAAACTATACGAACTGCCGGAGGTGCTGGACATTGTGCCGATGAGCCGGGCAGGGCTGTACAAGGCGGCGAAAGAGGGTAAAATTCCTACCGTCAAAATTGGCCGCCGGATATTCATTCCTGCCTGGTATATTGACAAAATCACTAGTGAGCCGGGCCAGCAAAACCTGTAGGGGGTGCTTGTTGTGGGAGAGGGAAAATATCGGGAAACGAAACATCTAACGGTTATCAAGGTTATGCCTGACGGGACTAAAAAGCGGGTTAGGACGCGCGACAGAGGCCCAAAGCCAGAACTAAATAACAATGCCGGATGTGTGCGGGAGCCTGCCGGGGTAGCGTGATGTAGGAGGTAGATTATGCCTTATGGACGCTATCCGGCAGGCTTTTTGTTTAAGCCAAAAACAAAAAAAGCCGCCCGCGGCGGCACATTCAAAGAAAGGCGGTGACATTGATTGTCCTACCAGAATTCTAACATAGTTGAAGCAATCAAACAACGGTTCAGCATACAAGACGCGGCGCGGATGATTGGCCTTTCGCTGAAAAAAGACGGTAGCAGCAGGTATAAGGCCCTTTGCCCTTTCCATGCTGACAGAAATCCTTCCTTGGTTATTTGGCCGGAAGATGGCAAATGGAACTGTTTCGGCTGCGGCAAGCATGGCGATGCGATAGACCTGGTAGCGGAGGCTAAAGGCATGAGCAATTCGGAAGCAATTAAATACCTGGCAGAAGAACTTGGCATTGACGCAAAACCGGCTAAGGAAAGAAAAAAGCCGCGAGGCAAGTTGGTTGCAGAATTTTTCTATCGGGACGAAGG
This window harbors:
- a CDS encoding helix-turn-helix transcriptional regulator, with the translated sequence MTTTREKKLYELPEVLDIVPMSRAGLYKAAKEGKIPTVKIGRRIFIPAWYIDKITSEPGQQNL